In Daphnia pulicaria isolate SC F1-1A chromosome 9, SC_F0-13Bv2, whole genome shotgun sequence, a single genomic region encodes these proteins:
- the LOC124313455 gene encoding uncharacterized protein LOC124313455 produces MTIQTLSLVIGIVSLLGNVRVLCYELQIGADIGTLFNCSVVIPMIISSALVVVVAVTNRFPKLLIPWIVFSILELFIIPLGCYFFMVAVVQKIQPNTNEKFFFTTYGVPLLAAVILFRTWFVVFSYYHELMFGTKKYPAQPDDLPL; encoded by the exons ATGACAATTCAAACTCTTTCTTTGGTGATTGGGATCGTATCattg TTGGGAAATGTTCGTGTCTTGTGTTACGAGTTGCAGATCGGAGCCGATATAG GAACTTTGTTTAATTGTTCGGTCGTTATCCCGATGATTATTTCCTCGGCTCTCGTTGTAGTCGTGGCAGTGACAAATCGCTTTCCGAAGCTCCTTATACCTTGGATCGTCTTTAGCATCTTGGAGTTGTTCATTATACCTCTTgggtgttatttttttatggttGCTgtcgttcaaaaaattcagccTAACACAAAtgagaaattctttttcactaCGTATGGCGTCCCTTTACTCGCAG CCGTCATTTTATTCCGCACCTGGTTCGTAGTTTTCAGTTACTACCATGAACTGATGTTTGGAACGAAGAAATATCCAGCACAGCCCGACGACCTGCCGTTATAA
- the LOC124313006 gene encoding mitochondrial RNA pseudouridine synthase Rpusd4-like, which yields MAFMAIRILSSRGPLCWNSRVSHSAFRLQKIFASSQGFQSHEEAFWDIEGSVVVDPSSKTIEFKYVPETKKSEPIEEDCDIIRVTRFGHIRLDQENQAVEKKDPETSEESKDNSFNFIDNQFFGDKLSSDTAPLTKQNSLKAKASDVPVDTNPVDQQYFYPSSGETDKSNRTLPAPSASELEFKENQIDDQYFGKKNTSSQSQAPAEPVGKVSAYNYLRTLQAKEAENSKNSNEESAESGQSIKQIYEEMIPNLFKMPNEEIIHLLKKSVLYNKDGIVAIDKPHGLVTTDADGNAKVVLTNLLPGLSQALRVEKLYTVHRLDRDTTGILLLASNQTVANKLNKLFLDHEIQKKYMVITKGIPSPREGTIDIPMCEKSIGDRQRMALRPVLSHNPDSLKSAKYNAKGKSFKAITHFRVKTTNAGTAFVELEPETGIRHQLRVHLSEGLDCPVLGDHKYSHADKFAPQKLSQDILNLLAIKQSKARNIPMHLHAAFMAIPGFGQEGQPLCINSPLPRFFRYTLKKLKLFKQRT from the exons ATGGCTTTCATGGCAATTCGTATCCTTTCTTCGAGAGGCCCTCTCTGCTGGAATAGTAGAGTGTCTCATTCAGCCTTTAGACTACAAAAGATTTTTGCAAGTTCGCAAGGATTTCAAAGCCATGAAGAGGCTTTTTGGGATATTGAAGGATCAGTAGTTGTTGATCCTAGCTCGAAAACTATAGAGTTTAAATATGTTCCTGAAACTAAAAAGAGCGAGCCTATTGAGGAAGACTGTGATATCATACGAGTAACCAGATTTGGACATATTAGATTAGATCAAGAAAATCAAGCAGTGGAGAAGAAAGATCCAGAAACATCAGAGGAATCAAAAgataattcatttaattttattgacaATCAGTTTTTCGGTGACAAGTTGTCTTCTGATACAGCTCCTCTCACCAAACAAAATAGTCTTAAAGCTAAAGCTTCAGATGTCCCAGTGGATACAAACCCTGTAGACCAACAATATTTCTATCCCTCTTCAGGTGAAACAGACAAAAGTAATCGAACATTGCCTGCCCCTTCTGCTTCTGAGcttgaatttaaagaaaatcaaattgatgaTCAGTACTTTGGCAAGAAAAACACTTCAAGTCAATCACAAGCTCCTGCTGAACCTGTTGGGAAAGTATCTGCTTACAACTACTTGAGAACCCTACAAGCAAAAGAAGCTGAGAATTCCAAAAATTCTAATGAGGAATCAGCAGAAAGTGGCCAAAGCATCAAACAAATATATGAAGAAATGATTcccaatttgtttaaaatgccAAATGAGGAAATCAtccacttgttaaaaaaatcagtGCTCTACAATAAAG ATGGAATTGTCGCTATAGACAAACCACACGGTTTAGTAACTACTGATGCTGACGGAAACGCTAAGGTTGTTCTCACTAATCTTCTGCCTGGACTTAGTCAAGCCCTGCGTGTCGAAAAACTTTACACCGTTCATCGACTCGACCGCGACACAACAG GCATACTTCTATTAGCTTCAAATCAAACAGTGGCTAATAAATTGAACAAATTGTTTCTTGATcatgaaatacaaaaaaaatacatggtCATTACAAAAGGGATTCCTAGTCCCAGAGAAG GAACTATTGATATTCCCATGTGCGAGAAGAGTATAGGTGATAGGCAGCGTATGGCACTTAGACCAGTTCTGTCGCATAACCCAGATTCCTTGAAAAGCGCAAAGTATAACGCGAAAGGGAAATCTTTCAAAGCGATTACTCATTTCAGG GTAAAAACGACAAATGCAGGCACCGCTTTTGTAGAGTTAGAACCTGAGACTGGAATCCGGCATCAACTACGAGTTCATTTGAGCGAAGGTCTTGATTGCCCGGTATTGGGTGATCATAAATATTCACATGCCGACAAGTTCGCCCCGCAAAAGCTATCACAAGATATACTGAATCTTCTAGCGATCAAGCAGTCAAAAGCCAGAAATATTCCCATGCATCTTCATGCGGCTTTCATGGCCATTCCTGGATTTGGCCAAGAAGGACAACCCCTTTGCATAAACTCTCCGTTGCCCAGGTTTTTCCGATATACATTGAAGAAACTAAAATTGTTTAAACAGAGAACATGA